The DNA window CGCCGGCCCGGCCATCAACATCATGATCGACAGTGTCGTGGTGGCCAACAACGGAGCAAGTGGTGGCCTGCGTGTCGACGGAGCGAACGCGACCGTGCGCGTCGGCAGATCGACGATCTCCGGAAATGGCCTTGGCACCGCCATCGTCAATGGCGGCGTGATCTCGTCCTATGCCAACAACCAGATCAACGGCAACACCTCGGATGGTCCGAACCCGCCGACCATCCCGGCGAAATAACTAACGGCACGACACACGCCACGAAAACGCTTCGCGCGGGATACCGCGCGAAGCAAGCTGGTTAAGCGGCCCGAGGCCTATGTGGCACGGGCTTTTTATTCTCGATTGCTGTCGTGGAAGCTTGCGCCTGGTTTGCACCGCCCGGATCGCTTTGCTATAGGCGAAGTCCCAACCTCGGCGGGCCCTTCCCTGCCTTCACCCAACTTTCGAACGAGGCATTCTTTCCATGGCGAAGATCAAGGTGGCGAACCCGGTCGTCGAACTCGACGGCGACGAGATGACCCGCATCATCTGGCAGTTCATCAAGGACAAGCTGATCCACCCTTATCTCGACCTCAAGCTCGAATATTACGACCTCGGCGTCGAACACCGCGACGCCACCAACGACCAGGTGACGATCGATTCGGCCAACGCCATCAAGAAATGGGGCGTCGGCGTGAAATGCGCGACGATCACTCCCGACGAGCAGCGCGTCGAGGAATTCAAGCTGAAGAAGATGTGGAAGTCGCCGAATGGCACCATTCGCAACATCCTGGGCGGCACCATCTTTCGCGAACCGATCATCATGAAGAACGTGCCGCGCCTGGTGCCCGGCTGGACCAAGCCGATCATCGTCGGCCGTCACGCCTTCGGCGACCAGTACCGCGCCACCGATTTCCGCTTTCCCGGCAAGGGCAAGCTGACGATCAAGTTCGTCGGCGAGGACGGCAAGGTGATCGAGCATGACGTCTACGACGCGCCGGGCGCCGGTGTCGCCATGGCCATGTACAATCTGGACGACTCGATCCGCGAATTCGCCCGCGCCTCGCTGAACTACGGCCTGCTGCGCAACTATCCGGTCTATCTGTCGACCAAGAATACCATTCTCAAAGCCTATGACGGCCGCTTCAAGGACATCTTCCAGGAAGTCTACGAGGCTGAATTCGAGGCCGAATTCAAGTCGAAGAAGCTGTGGTACGAACACCGCCTGATCGACGACATGGTGGCCTCCGCCCTGAAATGGTCGGGCGGCTATGTCTGGGCCTGCAAGAACTATGACGGCGACGTGCAGTCCGACACGGTCGCGCAAGGCTTTGGCTCGCTCGGCCTGATGACCTCGGTGCTGATGACGCCGGACGGCAAGACGGTGGAAGCCGAGGCCGCGCACGGCACCGTCACCCGCCACTACCGCCAGCACCAGAAAGGCGAGGAAACCTCGACCAACTCGATCGCCTCGATCTTCGCCTGGACGCGTGGCCTCGCCCACCGCGCCAAGCTCGACGACAATGCCGAATTGAAGCGCTTTGCCGACACGCTGGAAAAGGTCTGTATCCAGACGGTCGAGTCCGGCTTCATGACCAAGGATCTGTCGCTGCTGATCGGGCCCGACCAACCCTGGCTGTCGACCACCGGTTTCCTCGACAAGATCGACGAGAATTTGCAGAAAGCGATGGCGTAGGTTCCGCAGTTCCAAATGCGAAGGCTCCGAAAGGAGCCTTCGCATTTTTGGGGCTCCCATCTGAGCGAGACGAAGGTCCAGCGATGACCAAGCCAATCCTCTACGGCGCGGACTACAGTGTTTACGTCCGCATCGCGCGGATGGTGCTGGAGGAAAAAGGCATCGACTACGAGCTCGTGCCACTCGACATCTTCGCCGCTGAGGGCGTCCCAGCCTGGTATCTTGAGCACCACCCGTTCGGCCGCATCCCGGCCTTCGAGCATGACGGGTTCCGCCTCTTCGAGACAAATGCGATCGCGCGCTATGTTGACGAAGCGTTCAACGGTCCGGCGCTGCAGCCTACCGACGCGCGCGGCCGCGCCAGGATGTCCCAGATCATCGGCATGCTCGACGCCTATGGCTACCGCGCCATGGTCTGGGACGTTGCTGTCGAGCGGCTGGAAAAGGATGAGCCGGATGAGACCCTGATCGCCGGCGGGCTGCGGCAGGCGGAGACGGTGCTTAGGGTGCTCACCTCGCTCAAGGCGCCGGGGCCGTGGTTGCTGGGCGACCAGTTGACGCTCGCCGATCTGCATGCGGCTCCGATCGTCGGCTATTTCGTCAAGGTCGGCGAAGGGCAAAAGCTGCTGGCGGAGTTCGCCGAGATCCAAGGCTGGTACGCGCGCATTGCTGCTCGTCCGAGCTTTGCCCGCACCGGGAAAGCCGAATAGCGCGTCAATCGGGAAGATAGATTTCGGCCTTCATAAAGGTTTTGGCGCGGCCGCTGATCAGCACGCGGTCATCCGCAAGTTCGCACAGCAAATGGCCGCCGCGCTGCGAGCACTGGAACGCCGAAAGCCGGGTCTTGCCCAGTTTCTCTGACCAGTACGGCACCAGTGTCGCATGGATCGAACCGGTCACCGGATCCTCGGGAATGCCCGCTGCCGGAGCGAAGTAGCGCGACACGAAATCGTGGCCGCCGCCGCGCGCGGTGACAACGACACCAAGCGGGTCGAAGGCCGCGATCTTAAACAGGTCCGGAACGAAGGATCGCACGGCCGCTTCATCGGCAAGCTCGACGAACAGGTTCTCGAAATTGCGAAAGCACGCGACCGACCGAGCCGATACGCTGTCCTGGAGCGTGCGCGTCAATTCGACATCGAGCGGCTGTGGTGGGAAGCATGGCAGGTCAAGCCGATAGGCGCCGTCATGTCGCGAAACCCTGATCTCACCTACCCGCGTCGCAAAGGCCATGTCGCTCGACACGTTGTAGGCTTCGGCAAGCACGTGCGCCGTGGCAAGCGTCGCGTGGCCGCAGAAATCGGCCTCATGCACCGGCGTGAACCAGCGTAAGTCCCAACCCGTGCTGTTTGGTCGTGCGAAGGCGGTTTCAGCCAAATTGTTCTCGTTGGCAACGGCCTGCATGACCTCGTCCGGCAGCCAGTTCTCCAGAATGAGGACGGCCGCGGGGTTGCCTTGAAAAATTCGATCGGCAAAAGCGTCGGCCTGATACATGGTCAGTGTTGGCATATCTTTCTCCGGATCCGGCCTTCGAAACATCCAGGCGGCAGGCGCGCACTAGATACTGATTTCTGGCCGGGTCACCATCAGCCAGAGGATCGCTAGCACCGCGCCAAAGGCTGGAAAACCTGTTAGCAGGCCGCGACCAGCGCCACGACCGAGCCGCGATGGATGGCGTCGAGGCTGTCGCGCGGGCCGTCCTGCAAGGCGCCGGCCGCATTGACCACCGCGTCCATGCCCGCAACCAACGGCAGCCAGTCTTTAGCCGCAAGCAGCCACGTCATGTCGGCCTCGACCCAACGTACCGCCGGCCAACGCCGTTCGGCATCTCTGGTATCACGGCCGAGACCCGTGACCTTATGCCCGTCGCCAAGCAGGCGACCGACGACAGCTTCGCCGATCAGTCCGTAGCCGCCAAGGACAAGCACCTTCATGGGGTGGCTTTAGGCCGCCTCCAGCGCCGCCCTGACGGCCGCGATCGCCTCATTGGCCTTCGAGGCATCCGGGCCACCGGCCTGGGCCATGTCGGGCCGGCCGCCGCCGCCCTGCCCGCCCAATGCGGCGGAGGCCACGCGCACCAGATCGACAGCGCTGAAGCGGCTTAGCAGATCATCGGTGACGGCGACGACGACGCTTGCCTTGTTGTCCTCACCGGCGCCGACGAAGACGACGACGCCGGAACCGAGCGAGGTCTTGCCGGCATCGGCCAGCGGCTTCAGATCCTTGGGCGAGACACCGGAGACCGCCTTGCCGAGGAAGCCGACGCCCGCGACCGTCTCGTTCTCCGACGGCGCACCGGCGGCAGCACCACCGCCCAGCGCCAGCTTCTTGCGCGCTTCGGTCAGTTCCTTTTCGAGCTTCTTGCGCTCATCGAGCAGCGCCTCGACACGCGCCGGCACGTCGGCCGGCGAAATCTTCAGCACGGCCGCGGCCGCCTTCAGACGCCGGTCCTGCTCGTCAAGGTGTTTGCGCGCGGCTTCACCGGTCAACGCCTCGATGCGGCGCACGCCGGCGGCGACCGCACTGTCCGACACGACACGCACCAGGCCGATGTCGCCGGTCGCCCGGACATGGGTGCCGCCACAGAGCTCGACCGAATAGGGCCTGTTGGCCTTGGCGCCATGCACGCCCGTGCCCATCGAAACGACGCGCACCTCATCGCCATATTTCTCGCCGAACAGCGCCATGGCGCCTTCGGCAATGGCATCGTCGACCGACATCAGGCGCGTGGTCACCGGCCCGTTCTGCACGACGATCTCGTTGGCCATGCGCTCGACCTCTTCAAGGTCTTCGGCCGAAATCGGCTTGTTGTGCGAGATGTCGAAGCGCAGGCGCTCTGGTGCCACCAGTGAGCCCTTCTGCGCGACATGGGTGCCCAGCACCTCACGCAGCGCTTCATGGATCAGATGCGTCGCGGAATGGTTGGCGCGCAGCCTGGTGCGGCGCGCGTGATCGACCTTCAGCTCGACGGCAGCGCCCGTCTTGACCGTGCCGCTGGCCACCTTGCCGACATGCACGAACAGCCCATCAGCCTTCTTCTGCGTATCCGAGACCTCGATCGAGAAGCCTTCGCCCGCGATGACGCCGGTATCGCCCATCTGGCCGCCGGACTCGGCATAGAACGGCGTCTGGTTGACGACGATCGCCACCGCATCGCCCTTGCCGGCGCTGTCGACCGTCTTGCCGTCCCGGACAAGCGCCTGGATGATGCCTTCGGCAGCTTCAGTCTCATAGCCGAGGAACTCGGTGGCGCCCGCCTTCTCGCGCACGGAGAACCAGATGGTCTCGGTGGCCGCGTCGCCGGAGCCTGCCCAATGCTTGCGCGCCTCGGCTTTCTGCTGCTCCATCGCATTGGTGAAGCCGGCAAGATCGACCGAGATGCTGCGCTGGCGCAAAGCGTCCTGCGTCAGATCGAGCGGGAAGCCATAGGTGTCGTAGAGCTTGAAGGCCGTCTCGCCGTCCAGCATGTCGCCGGCATGCAGCGTTTCCGTCGCCTCGGAGAGCAGGCCGAGGCCGCGCACCAGCGTCTTGCGAAACCTGGTCTCCTCGAGCTTCAGGGTCTCGGTGATCAACTGTTCGCCGCGCAGCAATTCAGGATAGGCCTGGCCCATTTCACGCACCAGCGCCGGCACCAGCTTCCACATCAGCGGCTCGTTGGCGCCGAGCAACTGCGCATGGCGCATGGCGCGGCGCATGATGCGGCGTAGGACGTAGCCCCGGCCTTCGTTCGACGGCAGCACGCCATCGGCCACCAGGAACGAGGACGAGCGCAGATGATCGGCGATGACGCGGAAGGACGCGACCGTCTCCTTGTCGGGACCATGCCCGATGGCCGACGAGGCCGCGTCGATCAGATGACGGAACAGATCGGTCTCGAAGACGCTTTCCACCCCTTGCAGGATGGACGCCATGCGCTCCAGGCCCATGCCGGTGTCGATCGACGGGCGCGGCAGGTCGATGCGCTCCTCTTTCGTCACCTGTTCGTACTGCATGAACACCAGGTTCCAGAATTCGAGGAAACGGTCGCCGTCCTCCTCCGGACTGCCGGGAGGTCCGCCCCAGATGTGTTCGCCACGGTCGATGAAGATCTCAGAGCACGGCCCGCAGGGTCCGGTGTCGCCCATCGCCCAGAAATTGTCCGAGGTGGCGATGCGAATGATGCGGTCGTCGGAAAACCCGGCGATCTTCTTCCAGAAGCCGGCCGCCTCCTCGTCTGTGTGATAGACGGTGACCAGCAGCTTGTCCTTGTTCAGCCCGAATTCCCTGGTGATCAGGTTCCAGGCAAGCTCGATGGCGCGCTCCTTGAAGTAATCGCCAAAGGAGAAATTACCGAGCATCTCGAAGAAGGTCAGATGGCGCGCGGTGTAGCCGACATTGTCAAGATCGTTGTGCTTGCCGCCGGCGCGAACGCTCTTCTGGGCGGTCGAGGCGCGCGAATAGGGCCGCTTCTCCAGGCCGGTGAAGACATTCTTGAACTGCACCATGCCGGCGTTGGTGAACATCAGCGTCGGGTCGTTGCGCGGCACCAGCGGGCTCGACGCGACGATCTCGTGACCCTCCTTGCGGAAGTAGTCGAGAAAGGTCGACCGGATTTCGTTCACGCCACTCATGAATGCTGCCTTTTCGGAAGAGCCGCCGGGCCCGCCGACGGAAAATGGGCTCTGCGTCTTAGAAGATAAGACTTGGCCTTTTAGCCGCCGCGCTTCACCCTGTCCAGAAACACGGAATTGGTCCAATCAGCAGCCTTTGCCGCTGTTCGAACCGACCTGGTTTCGCAGCCCAAACGCAAAACCGCCGGCGCTAGGCCGGCGGTTTCAAAACGCAATAACGCGGAACTCGATTACATAAGCCCGAAATAATAGACCGCGATTATGGCCGAACTCCGGCTGACATCGCGCACGAAGCTGTTACATCGCGCCGGATTCTTCCTCGAAACC is part of the Mesorhizobium loti genome and encodes:
- a CDS encoding NADP-dependent isocitrate dehydrogenase, translated to MAKIKVANPVVELDGDEMTRIIWQFIKDKLIHPYLDLKLEYYDLGVEHRDATNDQVTIDSANAIKKWGVGVKCATITPDEQRVEEFKLKKMWKSPNGTIRNILGGTIFREPIIMKNVPRLVPGWTKPIIVGRHAFGDQYRATDFRFPGKGKLTIKFVGEDGKVIEHDVYDAPGAGVAMAMYNLDDSIREFARASLNYGLLRNYPVYLSTKNTILKAYDGRFKDIFQEVYEAEFEAEFKSKKLWYEHRLIDDMVASALKWSGGYVWACKNYDGDVQSDTVAQGFGSLGLMTSVLMTPDGKTVEAEAAHGTVTRHYRQHQKGEETSTNSIASIFAWTRGLAHRAKLDDNAELKRFADTLEKVCIQTVESGFMTKDLSLLIGPDQPWLSTTGFLDKIDENLQKAMA
- a CDS encoding glutathione S-transferase family protein; this translates as MTKPILYGADYSVYVRIARMVLEEKGIDYELVPLDIFAAEGVPAWYLEHHPFGRIPAFEHDGFRLFETNAIARYVDEAFNGPALQPTDARGRARMSQIIGMLDAYGYRAMVWDVAVERLEKDEPDETLIAGGLRQAETVLRVLTSLKAPGPWLLGDQLTLADLHAAPIVGYFVKVGEGQKLLAEFAEIQGWYARIAARPSFARTGKAE
- a CDS encoding PhzF family phenazine biosynthesis protein: MPTLTMYQADAFADRIFQGNPAAVLILENWLPDEVMQAVANENNLAETAFARPNSTGWDLRWFTPVHEADFCGHATLATAHVLAEAYNVSSDMAFATRVGEIRVSRHDGAYRLDLPCFPPQPLDVELTRTLQDSVSARSVACFRNFENLFVELADEAAVRSFVPDLFKIAAFDPLGVVVTARGGGHDFVSRYFAPAAGIPEDPVTGSIHATLVPYWSEKLGKTRLSAFQCSQRGGHLLCELADDRVLISGRAKTFMKAEIYLPD
- the alaS gene encoding alanine--tRNA ligase, with protein sequence MSGVNEIRSTFLDYFRKEGHEIVASSPLVPRNDPTLMFTNAGMVQFKNVFTGLEKRPYSRASTAQKSVRAGGKHNDLDNVGYTARHLTFFEMLGNFSFGDYFKERAIELAWNLITREFGLNKDKLLVTVYHTDEEAAGFWKKIAGFSDDRIIRIATSDNFWAMGDTGPCGPCSEIFIDRGEHIWGGPPGSPEEDGDRFLEFWNLVFMQYEQVTKEERIDLPRPSIDTGMGLERMASILQGVESVFETDLFRHLIDAASSAIGHGPDKETVASFRVIADHLRSSSFLVADGVLPSNEGRGYVLRRIMRRAMRHAQLLGANEPLMWKLVPALVREMGQAYPELLRGEQLITETLKLEETRFRKTLVRGLGLLSEATETLHAGDMLDGETAFKLYDTYGFPLDLTQDALRQRSISVDLAGFTNAMEQQKAEARKHWAGSGDAATETIWFSVREKAGATEFLGYETEAAEGIIQALVRDGKTVDSAGKGDAVAIVVNQTPFYAESGGQMGDTGVIAGEGFSIEVSDTQKKADGLFVHVGKVASGTVKTGAAVELKVDHARRTRLRANHSATHLIHEALREVLGTHVAQKGSLVAPERLRFDISHNKPISAEDLEEVERMANEIVVQNGPVTTRLMSVDDAIAEGAMALFGEKYGDEVRVVSMGTGVHGAKANRPYSVELCGGTHVRATGDIGLVRVVSDSAVAAGVRRIEALTGEAARKHLDEQDRRLKAAAAVLKISPADVPARVEALLDERKKLEKELTEARKKLALGGGAAAGAPSENETVAGVGFLGKAVSGVSPKDLKPLADAGKTSLGSGVVVFVGAGEDNKASVVVAVTDDLLSRFSAVDLVRVASAALGGQGGGGRPDMAQAGGPDASKANEAIAAVRAALEAA